The following proteins come from a genomic window of Rutidosis leptorrhynchoides isolate AG116_Rl617_1_P2 chromosome 10, CSIRO_AGI_Rlap_v1, whole genome shotgun sequence:
- the LOC139870697 gene encoding uncharacterized protein, protein MEEELSKEIEEMNGGYPDSDEEDIVTKSKAVKEEDTDEYVEKVVEEGTREFLIPCEINGSTFVRALADSGSSVNIMPFSMFDRLKLMMLEPIDGIVYYGNTSSSRPIGIVKNVKIKIGLTKFLVHFIVMDMVENKITPILLGTPFLSTSKAIINYFSNTIIIHQGNNSETLPIITRSKLKRKYNEYEKNKCEENKPKE, encoded by the exons ATGGAGGAAGAATTGTCCAAAGAGATAGAAGAAATGAATGGTGGATATCCTGATTCCGATGAAGAGGATATTGTTACTAAGTCCAAAGCAGTTAAGGAAGAGGACACTGATGAATATGTGGAAAAGGTAGTTGAAGAAGGAACTC GAGAATTTCTTATCCCTTGTGAAATCAATGGTTCCACATTTGTTCGTGCGTTAGCTGATAGTGGGTCTAGTGTGAATATTATGCCTTTTAGTATGTTTGATCGATTGAAATTAATGATGTTAGAACCTATAGATGGAATTGTTTACTATGGTAACACAAGCTCAAGTCGTCCGATTGGTATTGTGAAAAATGTTAAGATCAAAATAGGGTTAACTAAGTTTCTTGTTCATTTTATTGTCATGGACATGGTGGAAAATAAAATTACACCTATTCTTTTAGGAACACCATTTCTGTCCACATCCAAAGCCATCATCAATTATttcagtaatactattattattcatCAAGGAAATAACAGTGAAACCCTACCTATAATTACAAGATCGAAATTGAAAAGGAAATATAATGAGTATGAAAAGAATAAGTGTGAGgaaaataagcctaaggagtaa